The genomic region GGGAGAGGATCAAGGGGGGAGGGTAGAGAGTGTTTGGCAATGAGAAGCCAAGGATAGGAGAGAGGAAGAGCTAAGGGAAGAGGCCCTCCGCGGAGAGGGGGGAGGGGATCTCTGCGGAGGGGTGGAAAGCGGCGGGGCGCTTTGTTTCCCGCCGCAGTGCAAAGCGGGAGTGCGCTGCGCTTAGCTCTCGCAGTGCAAAGGGGAGGAGTGGGGTGAAGTTTGGGTTTGCGTGATGGGGGAGGGTGTGTGTATTGTGGGGGCTTAGTTTTTTATGCGGCGACGAGAGCGAGAGTTGTGGTTGTCGAAGTTGGGAGTGATATTGGCGGTGGTGGGGAGTGCGGTGGGGTTGGGGAATTTTTTGAGGTTTCCGGGGTTGGCGGCGCAGTATGAGGGTGGGGTGTTTTTGATTCCGTATTTTATTTCGCTGATTTTTTTGGGGTTGCCTTTGGCTTGGGCGGAGTGGGCGATGGGGCGATATGGTGGGGTGAGGGGGTATCATTCTTCGCCGGGGATTTTTCGGCAGTTGTGGCGGAGTCGTCTGGCGCCGTATGTGGGGGTGTTGGGGTTGTTGGTGCCGGTGGGGGTGTATATGTTTTATGTGTTGATTGAGGCGTGGTGTCTGGGGTATTTTTGGGGTTTTGTGAGGGGGGATTTTTCGGGGATGGGGTTTAATGCAGAGGGGTATCGGGCGTATTTTAATGAATTTACGGGTGCGGCTGCGGATGGGGAGCTTTTTAGGCAGGGGTTGGGTGGGGTGGGGGTGTTTTTGTTGATTTGTTTGGTGTTGAATTTTTGGACGGTGTATCGAGGGGTGTCGAGGGGGATTGAGCGGGTGTGTCTGGTGGCGATGCCGCTTTTGATGTTGTGTGCGATGTTGGTGTTGGTGCGGGTGTTGACGCTGGGGACGCCGGATCCGGCGCGGCCGGAGTTGAATGTGGTGAATGCGCTGGGGTTTATGTGGAATCCGCGGGATTTTGGGCGGCTTTTGGATCCTGAGATTTGGATGAAGGCGGCGGGGCAGATTTTTTTTAGTCTTTCTGTGGGGTTTGGGGTGATTATTACGTATGCGAGTTATTTGCGGCGGCGGGATGATGTGGCGCTTTCTTCGACGACGGCGGTGGCGGGGAATGAGTTTTGTGAGGTGGTGTTGGGGGGGTTGATTACGGTGCCGGCGGCGTTTATTTTTTTGGGTGCGGCGGGGGCGAGTGAGGCTTTGGGGTCGAGTTTTAATTTGGGTTTTGTGACGTTGCCGATGGTGTTTGCGGCGATGCCTGTTGGGCAGTTTTTTGGTGCGGTGTTTTTTTTGTTGCTTTTTTTGGCGGCGTTTACGAGTTCGATTTCGATGTTGCAGCCGGCGGTGGCATTTTTTGAGGAGGGGTTGGGGTTGGGGCGGCGGGCGGCGGTGCTTTTTTTGGGTTTTATTACGGTGTTGGGGAATTTGTTGGTGATGTATTTTAGTAAGGATTTTAAGGGGTTGGATACGATTGATTTTTGGGTGGGGACGGTGGCGATTTTGGCTTTGGCGGGGACGCAGATATTGTTGTATGGGGTGGCGTGGGGGAGGAGGGCGGGGCGAGCTGAGTTGGATCGGGGGGCGGTGGTGCGGGTGCCGTGGTGGTTTGAGCCGGTGATTTTGTATGTGTCGCCGATTTTTTTGGGGTTGATTTTGGTGTCGACGGTGGTGATGAAGGCGGGGGAGTATTGGGGGGCGTTGATGGGGAGTGTGGCGGCGCAGGTGACGTTGGGGTTTGTGGGGGGGGTGGTGTTGTTGTTTTTGGGGTTGATTCATGTGGCGGTGGGGCGTTGGGAACGTGAGGAGGCGGCGGAGAAAGGGGGGGGCGTGAGGGGGAATTGTGACTTGGAAGATGGTAGGGGAAGGAGGAGGGGGGTATGAGTGTGTGGGGTTGGATTTTTATGTTGGGGGCTGTGGTGGGGATTAGTGTTTTCTTTTTTTGGACGGTGTGGAGGGTGATTCGGGCGCCCAAAGATCGAGTGCATGGGGGGGTGGAGATTGAGGTGGAGGATCGGGATGAGTGATTGTGAGGGAGATAGGGTTTGGTTATATTGGTAAATGATGGATGAGGCGAGTGGTCGAGAGCGTGTAGGGGGGGAATTGCCAGATGAGCATTATGTGCGGTTGGCGTTGGGGGGGGAGGTTGGGGCGTTTGATGTGTTGATCGAGCGGTATAAAAGGAAGTTGTATGTTTATGTTTTCAATATGATCGGGCATCGGGAGGATGCTGATGATGTGTTGATGGATGCGTTTATTCGGGCTTACCAGAATTTGCATCGATTTCGGGGTGGGGCTTCTTTTTCAACATGGCTTTATCGAATCGCACACAATCGGGCATTGGATTTTCTAAGGCGGAATAAGATGCGGCAAAATATTTTTAAGGAAAAATGGCATGCAGAGGGAGAGGAGGCGGGAAATGAGACTGCGGAAGGGCAGGTCAAAAGCGAGGTCCAGGAGATACGGGATGAGAGTGTGGCTGGGGATGTGGGGCGTGGGGTGCAGAATCGGGAGCTGGAAAGGAAGTTGAACGAATGTTTGCAAAAATTGTCTGATAATCATAGGGCTGTGGTTGTTATGTATGATATTCAAGGAAAAAGTCATGAGGAGATTGCAGCAGTGATGGGGTGCTCGGTGGGGACGGTGCGTTCTCGGTTGCACTATGCTCACGCGCAGTTGCAAAATTGCTTGAAGGATTATTTGAAGTGAGTAGAAATTTTTATGTCTTTGTATGAGAAACGATGATAAGTCGGTGTTGTTGAGCCAGCTTTTGCGTGGGAGGGATCGTTTACCGGATGGGGTTGATTTGGAGAATTTTTGTGTGCGATTTGATCGTGCACTGAGGGAGCGGATGATTCGACGGCATAGCTTGAGGATGGAGTTGCGAGATAGGATAATGGGTCTGTTTAATTTTAATCCGATGTTGAGGCTCAGGTATCTTGGAGCGGGGGTAGCGGTGTTGGTGTTAGTGTTTGGTGTGTATTTTGGGGTGGGGTGGAGGTGGGGGGAGGAAGTCGAGTTGGCTTTGAGCAAGTCGCTTTCTCTGCCAGCACAGAACGTTAGGTATGTGGGTGGTGACGAGGTCTTTGTGGGAACGCATCAGAATGATGAGGCTTACAACGAATTGATACTGAAAAACAAAGGGGTGAGAGCTACTGTTCGATACGTTTCTGCAGACGAGCCGTATCTGGCGGATTCTGCTATGACTTTTTGATTGAATGTGGACGTTTTGTTGAGAATGGAAGTAAAAGTTAACTCGTTGTGTGGAAGAAGGTGTAGGGCAATCATTGCTGGTCTTTTATTTGTATTGGAGGTGACGGTAATAGGTGGAATTTGCGAGATCAAAAAAGCGTCGTCCGTGCTAGAGAGCATTGGGGCAGAGGTTGAAGCAGTTTTTGAATCTGCGCGGCCTGCTGTAGTGAAGGTTAAGGCCCTTCATGGTGGAGTGACGTTTTGTGGCAGCGGGTTTTACATTAATGAAAAGGGGCACGTTATTACCGCTTTGGCGATAATCGGGGATTCTCAAGAGGTGCAGATTGTGGATTCAAGCGGTAGTTATCGGGCTGATGTCCTAGGAAGAGATCCTCGCACTGGCTTGGCCTATTTAGTCCGGAAACTCGCCATTAGTGGAAGCCATGGCGAGAAAGAATTAAATATTGATCGAACACCTTACTTAAAATTTGCCGAGGATCATGATCTGAAGCCTTCTAGTCCTGTGATTGCGATTGGCTATCCGCTGGATTTGCCTCCGACACCAATATTTGGTTTTGTGACAGGTTTCGACGCCTTCTATAACAACAGATTATTTGCCACTACCCACATACGGAGTGATATAGGCTTAGCACCTGGCCAACTCGGAGGACCGATGCTTAATCCCAAAGGAGAGGTGGTAGGAATGATGGTAATCGCCGCGGAGAGGGGACGGTTAAGTTTCGCAATACCGGCTCGCGCGATTAGCAAGGCAGTAAAAGATATCGCGAAATACGGTAAGGTGCGGCATGGATGGGTTGGAATAGGGGTTCACGAGAGTCAAGATAACGGAGGTGGAGAGCGCAAGACGCAGGTTTCAATTCTATTTCCTAACACACCAGCAGAAAAAAGTGGGCTCCAGGTAGGAGACATTCTTCTTCAGGTAAATGGGAAGGAGATTCGTAAACCGTCAGATGTGTTGGATATTGCCTACTTTAGTCAAGTGGGTGAAAAAGTGCCCGTGACTGTCTTGAGAGGGGACAAAGTCCAAACGTTCGTTTATGAAATTGTTGAAAGGCCATCACCGAATTTAGTTACTCCCCCTCCAGCTGTAGCCGAAAACGCAAACGCATCTTTACCTGCAAAGTAGATTTTAGAGTGCTATTCGTCTAGCCTAATAGCTCTTCTTGTAAAATTTAGTTTGGGTTTTTCGGAGCTTCTATCCTCATCGAAAAGGGGCACTTCAGGTCTCACAGTGAGGTTCTCGGACGTTGTTGTTGGACTTTCAATGTCTTTACTTACCGGCTGTTTGCATTCCGAAAGCTCCCCTAAAGTAGATTTATTCGATGCATCCTGACCGCTGATTTGGGCTTGCTCTTTGATAAGGTCATCCGACGTGGTCGATGAAGGATTAGATTTTGAGATCATAACCTCATTCATCTGGAGCAGCCTTAAAAGGTTAGGGGTGGAGAGGAATGTCGGACCACCTAACAAAGCTGCGCCTAGCCAAACTTGGGCAGCCTTCTCTACTGTGTAATATGCGCGTAATGCCTCTTGTTCATTGCCGCCTAAAGCAATCACTCCATGATTTTGTAGTAACAACAATTTTATGGGGCCTACTAGAGAAGTCCGTTGACCCTCGAAATTAAATTTTATAGCGAGCGTGGTAGCAAGCCCAGGGTCTGCATAGGGAATGAACAAAGAGTTTAAGCCATATGCTAAAGTCTCCTCTGGCAGAATTCGATGCTTTGCAAATTCTCGTGCACGTGGCGAGCATAGGATTTGGTTTGTGTAGGTAGGATGGCCATGCAAAACGCAGTTTACTACTGGCAATGAAAGAAGATAAGCACAGAAAGCAGCATCTGGACTCGGAGGAGCACCATCAGGTTCTAGTAATGCCTCCCCTAAAGCCAAACTTAACTCTTTCTCAGTAGCTCGTTCACCTTTATTCAATATTGCCAGCAATGGTGCTGAACGATACAGTTGAATAGCATAACGTAACTCTGCTTTTCCTGCTACGTTGGGGGGAATACAGGCTAGGCAAAAATTAGCTTCATCTATTTTTATCGCTGCAGGCGCATGTCCAATCGGTAAAGTTAAATAATTTTCTGCCGGCAAAGCCCCTAATAAAAAAGTCATCGCCTCACATGCCCGACTCGTCACAGTTTCATTGCCCATAAAAAAAGTTTTTAGGGGTATTCGATCTCTGTCCCATCACGAGTGAGAGTCTCCCTTAAGCCTTTCCTTCTTCCAACGCGCACGATGCTTCGTCATCCAATCCACTAACGCACGCTCAAAGCCGATGTCATACCCGAGCCGCTCACTCTCAATCCATTTGTGTTTTAGTATCTCCTCTCTTTCAGCCAAAAATTCCTTATAGATTGCTGAATTCTTCACAAAATCAGCCCCATTATCACTGTCCCCCTGCTGTGAAGATGCATTCGACATAGGATAATTTAATGACCTATCTTGATTTATGTCAACTCCTCACCCCTTACTTCATCGTCGTAATCAAAAGTTCTGCCACTTTATTCACTGCTCTCATAAACGCTTTCGCCCCATCACTAAGCTCATTACGGAGCACTACCGGAATTCCGTCGTCACCGCTCTCCCTCACTTCAAGCTCGATCGGCACCTCCGCTAGTAGCGGCACTCCCATCCGCTCTGCTTCTCGCTTTCCACCCCCTTCTCCAAAAATAAAATAACGATTCCCATCATTCGGGCAAACAAAGTAACTCATATTCTCAATCAACCCGAGCACCGGCACATTGACCTTTTTAAACATCTCACAAGCCTTGCGAGCATCAATCAATGCAACCTCTTGCGGGGTCGTTACCACTACAGCCCCACTCAGAGCGACAGTCTGAACAATCGTCAACGCTATGTCCCCTGTCCCAGGCGGTAGGTCCAATATCAACACATCCAAGTTTCCCCAGGCCACTTGCTGCAAAAATTGTTGTGTATATCGCGTAACCATAGGCCCGCGCAGCACCGCTGGAGAACTATCCCCTAAAAAAAAACCCATACTCATCACCCTCACACCGTGAGCCACTACAGGCACCAATCGATCTTCTTCATCCACCAAAGGTTCCACATCCGTAGCTCCAAACATCAATCCCATGCTCGGTCCGTATATATCACAATCGCACAACCCTACCTCGAAGCCTACCTTCTGCAGCCCCACGGCCAAATTAGCGGCTACTGTAGATTTACCCACACCTCCCTTACCACTCGCTACAGCGATGATATAGCGCACACCCCTGATGCCTTCGGGTGAACTTCTCCCGCTTCCCCCGATCGGATTGATTCTTTCCACGTCTACTTTCACGTCTACTTCTGTTACGCCTTCAATACCCTGCACGGCTTGCATTACCGCTTCATATATGGCTTGAGGGACATCCATGTTTTCTGTCCGCACAATGATCCCGACGCCGACACGACTTCCATCGATGTAGATATCCTTCACAATCCCAAATGAAACAATATCCCGAGAAAAACCAGGGTATTTCACCTTGCGCAAAGCTTCCAAGACCATTTCACGACTGATGGTTGGCATAAAACTTAGATAGATTTCAAACTGCTTCGCATTCCCTTAAAATCAAGCGTTACTCAAAGCTTGGCCTCCCCGCTGCCGATTTTTTAAGACTCGCGATGAACCGTTATTCGCCGCCTGCTTAAAACTCACAAACCGGACGTGACCCTTCCCCAAAATACTCTCAACACCTTTTAAAAAAGCCTCTACAGGATTCACGGTCATCCGGCATTCAACCGTAACTTCTCCCCCCTTACAGCAAGCGATCTGCAAGAGCACACGTGCCTTGCCAGGATGCCGTAAGAAAAGTCGAACTAAATCTCGATACACAGATTCAATCGCCTGCTCCACATTCACCCTCAAAATTACAGCCTGATAATAAAGGCGGCGCGCCTCATCTAGCCGCACGATTTCTTGCACGTGGAGTCTCAACGCTTCCTCCTCCCAATCCACCCGCGCCGTTACGACATAAAAACCGTAAGTCTCGATACCTTCACGAAGTTTTTCATAGACACTGCTGGAGACAAAGGCCTCTGCCGTTCCACTCAAATCCTCTACGACAAGCTTTGCCCAAGGTCGTTTATCCCTACGCGTCAAGGCGACCTCCACGCTAGATACAATCACGCCAATCCTCACGATCCCTCCTCTTTGCTCTCCCTTTTGTAAATCCGCAATACAAGCCGTGCTTAACTCCTCAATCTCATCCCGTATTGAGTTCAACGGATGACCGCTGAAATAAAAGCCCAGATATTCTCGCTCAAAATTCAGTAACTCCGTCATACCCCACTCTTCCCCCCTTTTTTCTTCACTTTTTTCAAGCTCATTCTCCTCGACCCATTCGACATCTCCAAAAAGATGCACCTGCCCAGAAGATCGCTCACGAGCTCGCATGCTAGCTCTTGCCAAGGATTCATCCATTTTGTTGTAAAGCCTTTTTCGACTCAACCCAAGTGCATCTAAAGCTCCTGTCTTAATTAAAGCCTCCAGACATTTCTTATTAAAAGAACGGCCTGCAATCCGCTCACACAAATCATCCAAAGACCGAAATTCTCCTTTCCCTTCTCGCGCTCTTACGATTTCTTCGGCCGCGCCTTCACCCACCCCTCTTATAGCGGCTAGCCCAAAACGAATCGCATCGTCCTCCACGGTAAAACGCACGTCACTTTTCTGTATGCAGGGCGGAAGCACTTTGATCCCCATTCCACGTGCTTCTTGAACCAACGGCACGACCTCATCCGTATCTTTCGCATTTGACATTAGCGCAGCCATAAACTCCACAGGGTAATGTGCCTTCAACCAAGCTGTCTGGTAGGCCACTAGCGCATACGCCACACTGTGCGATTTGTTAAAACCATACCCTGCAAATCGTTCAAGCGTATCAAAAATCTCCTCAGCTAATCGCTTCTCGATCTGATGACATTCCTGGCACCCCCTGACGAATCGCTCTCTTTGCCGAGCCATCTCTTCTGGCTTCTTCTTACCCATCGCACGACGCAGCATGTCCGCCTCCCCTAGCGAATAACCAGCAAGCACATTCGCGGCTTGCATCACCTGCTCTTGGTAAATAATCACACCATAAGTTTCTTTCAAAATCGGCTCCAGCAGCGGATGAGGATAAACAATCGGCTCTTGACCGAATTTCCGCCTCACATAAGTGGGGATATTTTCCATCGGGCCCGGCCGAAAAAGTGCCAGCACGTCGCTGATTTCCCCGATCGTTTGTGGCTTGACCTTACGACATACCTCACACATGCCTGAAGATTCTAGCTGAAAAATTCCGGTGTTTTGCGCGTTAGCGATGATTGCAAAAGCCCGAGGATCATCTAGCGGGATTTGATCCATATCGACTCGCACCCCTTTGGATTTTTCAATCAGGCGCACCGCATCCTCGATCACCGTTAAGTTTTTCAATCCCAAAAAATCCATCTTCAGAAGCCCAAGCTCAGCCACATAATCCATCGCATATTGAGTCGCCCGGACGCCCTTATCATCCTGATAAATCGGCACCACCTTAGACAAATCCTCATCCGCAATCACCACAGCCGAAGCGTGAATGCCGACTTGTCGAGTCAGTCCTTCTATGGCTACAGCAAAGTTAATCACCTCACGGACCTGATCATCTTCATCATAGAGACGCGCAAGCTCTGGTATCGCTCGAAAACCTTCTTTCCCTTTGCTTTCGCCT from Candidatus Methylacidiphilales bacterium harbors:
- a CDS encoding DUF4032 domain-containing protein, translating into MSNASSQQGDSDNGADFVKNSAIYKEFLAEREEILKHKWIESERLGYDIGFERALVDWMTKHRARWKKERLKGDSHS
- a CDS encoding sodium-dependent transporter, whose product is MRRRERELWLSKLGVILAVVGSAVGLGNFLRFPGLAAQYEGGVFLIPYFISLIFLGLPLAWAEWAMGRYGGVRGYHSSPGIFRQLWRSRLAPYVGVLGLLVPVGVYMFYVLIEAWCLGYFWGFVRGDFSGMGFNAEGYRAYFNEFTGAAADGELFRQGLGGVGVFLLICLVLNFWTVYRGVSRGIERVCLVAMPLLMLCAMLVLVRVLTLGTPDPARPELNVVNALGFMWNPRDFGRLLDPEIWMKAAGQIFFSLSVGFGVIITYASYLRRRDDVALSSTTAVAGNEFCEVVLGGLITVPAAFIFLGAAGASEALGSSFNLGFVTLPMVFAAMPVGQFFGAVFFLLLFLAAFTSSISMLQPAVAFFEEGLGLGRRAAVLFLGFITVLGNLLVMYFSKDFKGLDTIDFWVGTVAILALAGTQILLYGVAWGRRAGRAELDRGAVVRVPWWFEPVILYVSPIFLGLILVSTVVMKAGEYWGALMGSVAAQVTLGFVGGVVLLFLGLIHVAVGRWEREEAAEKGGGVRGNCDLEDGRGRRRGV
- a CDS encoding Mrp/NBP35 family ATP-binding protein, with product MPTISREMVLEALRKVKYPGFSRDIVSFGIVKDIYIDGSRVGVGIIVRTENMDVPQAIYEAVMQAVQGIEGVTEVDVKVDVERINPIGGSGRSSPEGIRGVRYIIAVASGKGGVGKSTVAANLAVGLQKVGFEVGLCDCDIYGPSMGLMFGATDVEPLVDEEDRLVPVVAHGVRVMSMGFFLGDSSPAVLRGPMVTRYTQQFLQQVAWGNLDVLILDLPPGTGDIALTIVQTVALSGAVVVTTPQEVALIDARKACEMFKKVNVPVLGLIENMSYFVCPNDGNRYFIFGEGGGKREAERMGVPLLAEVPIELEVRESGDDGIPVVLRNELSDGAKAFMRAVNKVAELLITTMK
- the dnaE gene encoding DNA polymerase III subunit alpha — translated: MSKGLRPFVHLHVHTEYSILDGACRTAELAAQAAEWGMPAVAITDHGNMFGAIEFYHECQARGINPILGCEVYVAPGSRFERQRHPQYGFTSSHFLVLAKNFKGYENLVQLVSRSYLEGFYYKPRIDWELLGELSEGLIATSACMKSEIAQCVLGNDIRGAERLIGRLIEIFGRENFYLEIQNHSTPEEKRLREAYREIGKRLGVNLVASNDVHYLRHEDQEMHDLLLCIQTGAHRNNPDRLRYDTDQLWFKDARAMNELFIEFPDALENTLRIAEQCKVELPFGLNRYPKYRTPNGLSPEAYLEQLCLEGMQRRYQQSSDVEKASIEKRLRYELEIIEKSGFTSYFLVVWDFIRYAREQRIPVGPGRGSAAGSLISYVLGITNVDPLKYGLFFERFLNPERVSPPDIDVDFCTRRRDEVIQYVIDKYGRDCVAQIATFGTIKAKNAIRDVARALGLSFSDGDRLARLVPERDLKFTLKGESKGKEGFRAIPELARLYDEDDQVREVINFAVAIEGLTRQVGIHASAVVIADEDLSKVVPIYQDDKGVRATQYAMDYVAELGLLKMDFLGLKNLTVIEDAVRLIEKSKGVRVDMDQIPLDDPRAFAIIANAQNTGIFQLESSGMCEVCRKVKPQTIGEISDVLALFRPGPMENIPTYVRRKFGQEPIVYPHPLLEPILKETYGVIIYQEQVMQAANVLAGYSLGEADMLRRAMGKKKPEEMARQRERFVRGCQECHQIEKRLAEEIFDTLERFAGYGFNKSHSVAYALVAYQTAWLKAHYPVEFMAALMSNAKDTDEVVPLVQEARGMGIKVLPPCIQKSDVRFTVEDDAIRFGLAAIRGVGEGAAEEIVRAREGKGEFRSLDDLCERIAGRSFNKKCLEALIKTGALDALGLSRKRLYNKMDESLARASMRARERSSGQVHLFGDVEWVEENELEKSEEKRGEEWGMTELLNFEREYLGFYFSGHPLNSIRDEIEELSTACIADLQKGEQRGGIVRIGVIVSSVEVALTRRDKRPWAKLVVEDLSGTAEAFVSSSVYEKLREGIETYGFYVVTARVDWEEEALRLHVQEIVRLDEARRLYYQAVILRVNVEQAIESVYRDLVRLFLRHPGKARVLLQIACCKGGEVTVECRMTVNPVEAFLKGVESILGKGHVRFVSFKQAANNGSSRVLKNRQRGGQALSNA
- a CDS encoding S1C family serine protease, whose protein sequence is MLESIGAEVEAVFESARPAVVKVKALHGGVTFCGSGFYINEKGHVITALAIIGDSQEVQIVDSSGSYRADVLGRDPRTGLAYLVRKLAISGSHGEKELNIDRTPYLKFAEDHDLKPSSPVIAIGYPLDLPPTPIFGFVTGFDAFYNNRLFATTHIRSDIGLAPGQLGGPMLNPKGEVVGMMVIAAERGRLSFAIPARAISKAVKDIAKYGKVRHGWVGIGVHESQDNGGGERKTQVSILFPNTPAEKSGLQVGDILLQVNGKEIRKPSDVLDIAYFSQVGEKVPVTVLRGDKVQTFVYEIVERPSPNLVTPPPAVAENANASLPAK
- a CDS encoding class II aldolase/adducin family protein, translating into MTFLLGALPAENYLTLPIGHAPAAIKIDEANFCLACIPPNVAGKAELRYAIQLYRSAPLLAILNKGERATEKELSLALGEALLEPDGAPPSPDAAFCAYLLSLPVVNCVLHGHPTYTNQILCSPRAREFAKHRILPEETLAYGLNSLFIPYADPGLATTLAIKFNFEGQRTSLVGPIKLLLLQNHGVIALGGNEQEALRAYYTVEKAAQVWLGAALLGGPTFLSTPNLLRLLQMNEVMISKSNPSSTTSDDLIKEQAQISGQDASNKSTLGELSECKQPVSKDIESPTTTSENLTVRPEVPLFDEDRSSEKPKLNFTRRAIRLDE
- a CDS encoding sigma-70 family RNA polymerase sigma factor, with the translated sequence MMDEASGRERVGGELPDEHYVRLALGGEVGAFDVLIERYKRKLYVYVFNMIGHREDADDVLMDAFIRAYQNLHRFRGGASFSTWLYRIAHNRALDFLRRNKMRQNIFKEKWHAEGEEAGNETAEGQVKSEVQEIRDESVAGDVGRGVQNRELERKLNECLQKLSDNHRAVVVMYDIQGKSHEEIAAVMGCSVGTVRSRLHYAHAQLQNCLKDYLK